The sequence below is a genomic window from Clostridium putrefaciens.
AAACTACCAAAAGAATTAATAACCTTACCTTCATTTAGGGTATATAGATTTTTCCCTTTAAATATAACATATTCTCCGAAACAAAGTTGCATAGTAGGAGTAAGCAGACTGCTTCTATTTCTTTTCGATCCTTTAGCAATAGCCTTAATCTTTCCAAGCCTTTCTGTGAAAATATAAACCAATTTATCATTTTCTTTAAAATCTTGTACCTTTATAACTATGCCATTTGTTTTATACGTTGACACAAGATCATCTCCCATTATTTGAATCTAAGTTTACATTGTTATATGAAAAGTACAATAAGTAATTATTCTACGCAGATTTCATTTTATTTCTTTAATTTATATCCTAACTCTTTTAAGTAATTAGGGTTATCTCTCCACTCTTTTCTTACCTTAACCCATATCTTAAGGTTAACTCTTGATTCTAAAAGTTTCTCTATATCTTCTCTTGCATACTGTCCTATACGTTTTAGTGTTTGACCACTTTTACCTATTATTATACCCTTATGAGAATCTTTTTCACAAAGCAAATCTACCTCAATATGATACATACCCTTAGCATCTTGTTTCATTTGAATTACATCAACAGCTATTCCATGAGGTACTTCTTCATTTAACACTCTTAGCGCCTTTTCTCTTATAGTCTCAGATACAATAAACTTTTCTTGAACGTCTGCTATCATATCTTCTGGATAATATTTAGGTCCTTCAGGAAGTGTTCCCTTCATAAGTTCTAAAAGTTTATCTGTATTTTTACCCTTTAAAGCTGATATTGGGATTATTTCTTTAAATTTAAAGTACTCTCCATATTGTTTTAAAGTTTCTGCTACATTTTCTGCAGTATTTTCATCCACCTTGTTTAATACTAAAAATATAGGCACAGATGTGTTTTTTAGTTCTTCTAATATGTGAATATCGCCTTTTTCTATATGTCCTTGTGGAGTAGTTAAAAATAAGATAAGATCTACTCCTTTAGTAGAATTTTGAGCAACCGTCACCATATATTCTCCTAGTTTATGCCTTGGTTTATGTAGTCCTGGTGTATCTACAAATATTAGTTGGTAGTCTTCCCCAGTCATTATAGTTTGTATATTATTTCTTGTGGTTTGAGGTTTATTAGAAACTATTGAAAGTTTCTGCCCCATTAAGTGATTTAGCAATGTGGACTTACCCACATTAGGTCTTCCTATTATAGTTACAAATCCTGATTTAAACATTTTTCCTCCTTATAATTCCAAGTCTTTTTTTGTAAAAGAGCCTGGTAACATTTCATCTAAAGTTTTTATTATGAAATCTTCTTTGTTTTTAATTAGTATTATTGGAATATCTCCACTTTGTGCAAACTCAGATATAACTTGCCTGCATATACCACAAGGGTTTGTGTGTGTGCTAAGATCCCCTATTATTGCAATAGCCTTTATCACCTTATGACCTTCAGATACTGCTTTAAAAATAGCTGTTCTTTCAGCACAATTAGTAGCACCATATGAAGCATTTTCAATATTGCATCCTGTATAAATCTTATCATCTTCTGTTAAAACAGCAGCACCTACTTGGAATTTTGAATAAGGCACATATGCAAAGCTTCTAGCATTTATAGCATTTTCGATTAATTTATCATAATTCATTCTTACTTACCTCCATATATAAATAACTTTATTAATTTAAAATATCGTATTTAAATTATAGCACTAATCAATGCTAATACAATATAAATTTATATATTGGATTTATTTTATGACCCTTAACTAAGTATCTTAAATATAAATATAGTTAAAACTGTACCAAATACTGCTCCTACTACAACTTCTTGGATAGAGTGAACCTCTGAGTCAACCCTACTTTGTGCTACAATGATTGCTAAAAGATAACTAAGTGCCATAGATACAGGCTCTTCTGCAATTAATGCAATTATAGTAGCTATAGAAAAGGCAATAGTACTGTGTCCACTAGGCATTCCACCTCTAAGAGGCGTACCTTCTCCATAAATAGCTTTTACCATAATTGTAACTATACTAACCATAACTAATATTATAAAAACCATATAGGGGTCTGAATCTTTTATTTTAAGAATTATCGAAAATGTTGCATTGGTTAGTTTATCCCAAAATATTATGTATCCTACCATGATAGCATTAATAGCAGTAACAAGCACAGCTCCTGCTGCCGTGTTCTTAGCTATCTTCGCCAAAGGATGGTAGTAATTTGTGGTAGCATCAATAGCACTCTCTACGGAGGTATTTATAAGTTCTGCTGCTATAACCAAAGTAATTGTTATAGTTATAATTAAAAGTTCAACCTTACTAATATCATATACAAAGCATGCTGATAGTACTAGAAAGGTAGCCACTAAATGTATTTTCATATTTCTTTGAGTTCTTGCAGAATATATTAACCCTTGTATAGCATAATTAAAACTATCTATTAATCTTTTTATCTTCATAAATTCACCACCATAGTAATTTTGCCCTTTTCCAAAGTCTTTAAATTTATTAAAAGTATATTAAGTGTCTTATGTTATTTTAAGAGATGTAATCACTATGTTATAATTAACATGCTTACCTTCCAATATTAAGTTCACCTAATATATACTCTTCTCTCTTTCTCATAACAGCCTTTTCAGCTATCTCCATATGATCATAACCCAAAAGATGAAGTATAGAATGCACTATTAAATAAGCTACCTCTCTTTTAAAAGAATGTCCATAATCTTTACTTTGTTCTAAAGCCTTTTCAAGTGATATGACAATATCACCGAGAAGCAAATCTTCTCCATCAAGATATGTCTCATCAAATTTACACTCAAGATAGACTTCACTAAATACCTTATCTTTAGGATAATCCAAAAGAGGAAATGATAAAACATCAGTTTCATTATCTATATTTCTATGCTTTTTATTTATATTCTTTATCTCTATATTATTTACAAGTAGTATACTAAGCTCATAATTTATATTAACAGCTTCCTTTTTCAATGCAAAATCTGCTACCTTTTCAATATCCTTTATAAAATCTTCATCTATTAAAAAGTCATTTTGATTATTTTCAACGTATATCATTGTTACTTCTCCTTAATTACTTTAGTATTATCTGACGGGTACTCAATTCTTTGATGATAGATACTATTTAAGGTTTTTAGAAAAGATTTTCTTATAAGTTCTAAATCCTTTAAAGTTAAATCACAATCATTTAATTGCCCATCATTTAGCTTATCTTTTATTATATTATTAACCATTTCTTCAATCTTACCCTTAGTTGGGTTTTGAATTGATCTAACAGCAGCTTCTACCCCATCTGCTAGCATTATGATACCAGATTCCTTAGTTTTTGGTATAGGACCTTGATATCTGAAATCTTCTTCTTTTATATCCTCTGGCTTTTCACTATTGTTTTTAGCCGTAAAATAAAAATATTTAACAAGAGTATTTCCATGATGTTCTTCTATTACATCTTGAATAACCTTTGGTATATTATATTCTTTTGCAAGTTCTAATCCATCTTTAACATGAGATATTATTATTAATGTACTTAAATTAGGGGTTATTTTATCATGAGGATTTTCATTTCCCACTTGATTTTCTTTGAAAAAATATGGTCTTTTAGTTTTTCCTGCATCATGATAATAAGCTGCTATTCTAGCTAGAATAGCATTACCTCCTACTTCTTCTGTAGCCATTTCAGCTAGATTTGCTACCATTATACTATGATGGTAAGTTCCTGGTGTCTCCATTAATATCTTCTTTAATAATGGATTATTAGGATTTGAAAGTTCTAATAACTTTACCGTAGTTACAATATCAAAAGTGCTTTCAAATAAAGGAAGTAACCCTAGAGTAAGTATAGCTGATCCAAGTGTTGCTATACCCATAAAAGATGTCCTTTTAAGCGTTTCAATTATATTATTGCTAAGTAAAACACCCATAGATAAACTTATAACCATATTTATTATTCCAATATATATAGCAGAATATATAATATCATTTCTTTGTTGCATCTTTCTCATAAACATGGACCCAAGAACTGCATTTAGTACTGCTATCATTGTAACTTCTATATTAAATCCTATATTTATACTTATTAATATACTGTTTATAATACTTAGTGCCATAGATACCTTATAATTTAT
It includes:
- the era gene encoding GTPase Era, yielding MFKSGFVTIIGRPNVGKSTLLNHLMGQKLSIVSNKPQTTRNNIQTIMTGEDYQLIFVDTPGLHKPRHKLGEYMVTVAQNSTKGVDLILFLTTPQGHIEKGDIHILEELKNTSVPIFLVLNKVDENTAENVAETLKQYGEYFKFKEIIPISALKGKNTDKLLELMKGTLPEGPKYYPEDMIADVQEKFIVSETIREKALRVLNEEVPHGIAVDVIQMKQDAKGMYHIEVDLLCEKDSHKGIIIGKSGQTLKRIGQYAREDIEKLLESRVNLKIWVKVRKEWRDNPNYLKELGYKLKK
- a CDS encoding cytidine deaminase; the protein is MNYDKLIENAINARSFAYVPYSKFQVGAAVLTEDDKIYTGCNIENASYGATNCAERTAIFKAVSEGHKVIKAIAIIGDLSTHTNPCGICRQVISEFAQSGDIPIILIKNKEDFIIKTLDEMLPGSFTKKDLEL
- a CDS encoding diacylglycerol kinase, which encodes MKIKRLIDSFNYAIQGLIYSARTQRNMKIHLVATFLVLSACFVYDISKVELLIITITITLVIAAELINTSVESAIDATTNYYHPLAKIAKNTAAGAVLVTAINAIMVGYIIFWDKLTNATFSIILKIKDSDPYMVFIILVMVSIVTIMVKAIYGEGTPLRGGMPSGHSTIAFSIATIIALIAEEPVSMALSYLLAIIVAQSRVDSEVHSIQEVVVGAVFGTVLTIFIFKILS
- the ybeY gene encoding rRNA maturation RNase YbeY — its product is MIYVENNQNDFLIDEDFIKDIEKVADFALKKEAVNINYELSILLVNNIEIKNINKKHRNIDNETDVLSFPLLDYPKDKVFSEVYLECKFDETYLDGEDLLLGDIVISLEKALEQSKDYGHSFKREVAYLIVHSILHLLGYDHMEIAEKAVMRKREEYILGELNIGR
- a CDS encoding HD family phosphohydrolase, with the translated sequence MAKEKSSGVRSIFKHKRTFVFIISFLIIYFVSLTSFITKRYSLQAGDIARENIKANKEVIDKAATEAKEKQATEEVELQFNQKPEVKKQALDNSKIFFNKINSLKEAGTSEPEILEIIQAESKISMSEEDFIEVIKLSKEDVKTLQVVTLDTLTKIYEGRIEENKPGDIKSTEEDVVSNINTYNIPKNIKNLGIELITSQIKPNFFYDKEKTEELKKQATKDVVPVIIKKNQMIVKEGEPITQNQLRLLEDLALLNTSSSQWPIYTALAVMIFILLMIQWYYIYRYYREIFKDTSKLLLISLINVLCVIIARSVGIATPFLIPLAMGPMLITILINYKVSMALSIINSILISINIGFNIEVTMIAVLNAVLGSMFMRKMQQRNDIIYSAIYIGIINMVISLSMGVLLSNNIIETLKRTSFMGIATLGSAILTLGLLPLFESTFDIVTTVKLLELSNPNNPLLKKILMETPGTYHHSIMVANLAEMATEEVGGNAILARIAAYYHDAGKTKRPYFFKENQVGNENPHDKITPNLSTLIIISHVKDGLELAKEYNIPKVIQDVIEEHHGNTLVKYFYFTAKNNSEKPEDIKEEDFRYQGPIPKTKESGIIMLADGVEAAVRSIQNPTKGKIEEMVNNIIKDKLNDGQLNDCDLTLKDLELIRKSFLKTLNSIYHQRIEYPSDNTKVIKEK